The Verrucomicrobiota bacterium genome window below encodes:
- a CDS encoding ABC transporter ATP-binding protein/permease encodes MTQRQIIREAWRLAKPYWAGEEKGVAWGLLLAVIGLNLSNVYISVRMNEWNKAFYNAFQNFSTPELFREFGVFCVLVIFAISISVYAVYLNQMLYLRWRRWLTRKHLAAWLDQRAYYQLQLLSETDNPDQRISEDIGQFTAYLMSLSVGLISSLASFSSFMAILWGLSGAAVIPLGSLGIVRIPGFLVWAALLYAGIGTWITVRIGRPLVALNYDRQRYEADFRFSLVRLRENAERVAIYGGEQVELGVFNRRYQSIFENFWRIMKRQRVLGWFTSGYSQVAPIFPMVLIAPHYFAKTITLGGLMQVVNAFTNVHSSLSFIISSYPDIAALQAVTERLSNFDKRLLAIREQIDLQPQILIRRPDMSGGVAVRDLDVDLPSDTALLRGVSFAVGPGQALLITGPAGAGKSTLLRTITGLWPFCRGEVELGTGSILFVPQSPYVPLGTLGATLLYPSDEASGVPAARLRAVLEEVGLGALEKELHRDQNWSGRLSVGEQQRLAFARILLAEPAIVLLDEATSALDSRAESQLYSLLRSAPWRPTVLSTSHRTTLRRFHDKVLDLAAFGPSPIESAERSEQFTMLTLAESSLQKPGEAVLQR; translated from the coding sequence ATGACACAACGGCAGATAATTAGGGAGGCGTGGCGCCTGGCCAAACCTTATTGGGCGGGCGAAGAGAAGGGAGTGGCTTGGGGTCTGCTCCTCGCCGTGATAGGTCTCAACCTCAGCAATGTTTATATCAGCGTCCGGATGAATGAATGGAACAAGGCGTTCTACAACGCGTTCCAGAATTTCAGCACGCCCGAGCTCTTTCGGGAGTTTGGGGTCTTCTGCGTCCTGGTTATTTTCGCCATCTCTATCTCGGTTTACGCAGTCTATCTCAACCAAATGCTCTACCTGCGTTGGCGCCGCTGGCTGACCCGGAAACACCTCGCGGCCTGGCTCGACCAACGTGCCTATTATCAGCTGCAGCTTCTAAGCGAGACGGATAACCCCGACCAGCGTATCTCGGAGGATATCGGCCAATTCACGGCCTACTTGATGAGTCTGTCGGTCGGTCTGATTTCGTCCTTGGCCTCGTTCTCCTCATTTATGGCCATCCTCTGGGGCCTTTCCGGGGCTGCGGTAATCCCGCTCGGATCGTTGGGGATCGTACGCATTCCGGGTTTTCTGGTCTGGGCGGCATTGCTTTACGCCGGGATCGGAACCTGGATTACGGTCAGGATCGGCAGGCCGCTGGTGGCGTTAAATTATGATCGGCAGCGCTACGAAGCTGACTTCCGCTTCAGCCTCGTGCGCCTCCGCGAGAACGCAGAGCGCGTCGCAATCTACGGCGGCGAGCAGGTTGAACTCGGCGTCTTCAACCGGCGGTACCAGAGCATATTTGAGAATTTCTGGCGGATCATGAAAAGGCAAAGGGTTCTGGGCTGGTTTACTTCCGGCTATTCCCAGGTTGCGCCGATCTTTCCGATGGTCCTCATCGCGCCGCATTACTTTGCGAAAACGATCACGCTGGGCGGCCTGATGCAGGTGGTCAACGCCTTTACAAACGTTCATAGCTCACTCTCGTTTATTATCAGCAGCTACCCTGATATCGCCGCCTTGCAGGCTGTGACGGAGCGCCTGAGTAATTTTGACAAACGTTTGCTTGCGATCCGTGAGCAAATTGACCTGCAACCGCAAATCCTCATTCGCCGTCCCGATATGTCCGGCGGCGTTGCGGTCCGAGACCTGGACGTCGATCTCCCGTCCGATACGGCCCTCTTGCGTGGGGTGTCATTTGCGGTCGGTCCCGGACAGGCCCTCCTAATCACGGGTCCGGCTGGCGCTGGAAAAAGCACGCTTCTGCGGACGATCACGGGCCTGTGGCCTTTCTGCCGCGGCGAGGTCGAACTCGGCACCGGTTCAATCCTCTTTGTGCCCCAATCGCCTTATGTTCCGCTCGGCACCCTTGGCGCCACGCTGCTTTACCCGAGCGACGAGGCAAGCGGCGTGCCGGCTGCGCGCCTTCGGGCGGTGCTCGAGGAGGTCGGGCTCGGCGCCCTGGAAAAGGAACTTCATCGGGATCAGAACTGGTCGGGACGTCTCTCTGTCGGTGAGCAACAACGCCTGGCTTTTGCCCGCATTCTGCTTGCCGAGCCGGCCATCGTGCTTTTGGATGAAGCAACCTCGGCGCTCGACAGCCGGGCCGAATCGCAACTTTACAGCCTCTTGCGTAGTGCGCCCTGGCGTCCTACCGTCCTGAGCACAAGCCATCGAACAACCCTGCGCCGATTCCATGACAAGGTCCTGGATCTCGCCGCATTTGGTCCATCTCCAATCGAGTCCGCTGAGCGAAGTGAGCAGTTTACGATGCTCACCTTGGCCGAAAGCTCGCTCCAAAAGCCGGGTGAAGCGGTGCTGCAACGTTGA
- a CDS encoding methylated-DNA--[protein]-cysteine S-methyltransferase: MPHILFPTAFGVCGLAWNDTGLSGFQLPEAADARARQHLTWKSGAKPLGGAPPEWVQRIVTRVQRHFEGKLQDFADTPLDWSRVSAFQQTVYRQAQAIKPGFKSTYGQIADALALGPEGPRDVGVALASNPWPLVVPCHRVVGAKGKMTGFSAPGGVRTKTRLLALEGAELLSE; this comes from the coding sequence ATGCCCCACATCCTGTTTCCAACCGCTTTCGGCGTTTGCGGACTCGCGTGGAACGACACCGGACTTAGCGGCTTTCAGCTGCCCGAGGCGGCCGACGCGCGCGCGCGACAACACCTTACATGGAAGAGTGGCGCCAAACCCTTGGGAGGGGCGCCGCCGGAGTGGGTGCAGCGGATCGTCACGCGGGTGCAAAGGCATTTCGAGGGCAAACTGCAGGACTTCGCCGATACGCCGCTGGACTGGTCACGCGTGAGTGCTTTCCAACAGACCGTTTATCGGCAGGCGCAGGCGATTAAACCGGGCTTCAAAAGTACTTACGGCCAGATTGCCGACGCGCTTGCGCTTGGTCCCGAGGGGCCACGAGACGTGGGCGTGGCGCTCGCGAGCAATCCGTGGCCACTCGTGGTGCCGTGCCATCGGGTCGTAGGCGCGAAGGGTAAAATGACCGGGTTTTCGGCGCCGGGCGGGGTTCGCACCAAAACGCGTTTACTGGCATTGGAAGGCGCCGAGCTATTGTCCGAGTAG